A stretch of the Coturnix japonica isolate 7356 chromosome 27, Coturnix japonica 2.1, whole genome shotgun sequence genome encodes the following:
- the GRB7 gene encoding growth factor receptor-bound protein 7 isoform X1, protein MDGGAQQSCIRDPPGVGSVEQEGDVGEGPPATDLRRSQPLFIHSSSRPLSEEEPRASSLPNIPNPFPELCSPSNSPILNSPPGGQGPPREGACHLVKVFSEDGSCRSLEVSAGTTARQLCEMLVQRTHALYDHSWALVELHQHLALERCLEDHESVVEVQSAWPLGADSRFVFRKNFAKYELFKSNAQSLFPEVMVSSCLEANKSMAHSELIQNFLNSGSCPEVQGFLQLREASRKVWKRFYFSLRRSGLYYSTKGTSKDPRHLQYFADLTESNIYYVTQGKKHYGTPTEFGFCIKPYKVRSGVKGLKLLCSEDEQSRTCWMAAFRLFKYGMQLYRNYQQAQARLSQHPWITPTPLQSVSDSALVAMDFSGCTGRVIENPSEVLTAVLEEAQAWRKKTTHRYSLPAACQSSPLSAAIHRTQPWFHGRISREDTQQLIGRQGLVDGVFLVRESQRNPKGFVLSLCHLQKVKHYLILPSEEEGRLYFTMDDGQTRFADLIQLVEFHQINRGILPCKLRHYCTCVAL, encoded by the exons ATGGACGGGGgggcccagcagagctgcatccGGGACCCCCCCGGGGTGGGCAGCGTGGAGCAGGAGGGGGATGTGGGCGAGGGGCCGCCCGCCACTGACCTGCGCCGCTCGCAGCCCCTCTTCATCCACAGCAGCAG CCGGCCGCTGTCAGAGGAGGAGCCGCGTGCCTCATCGCTGCCCAACATCCCCAACCCCTTCCCCGagctctgcagcccttccaACTCACCCATCCTCAACAGCCCCCCCGGTGGGCAGGGACCACCCCGTGAAGGCGCCTGTCAT CTGGTGAAGGTGTTCAGTGAGGACGGGTCGTGCCGCTCGTTGGAGGTGTCAGCGGGCACAACAGCGCGGCAGCTCTGCGAGATGCTGGTGCAAAGGACACACGCGTTATATGACCACAGCTGGGCCCTGGTGGAGCTGCACCAGCACCTGGCACTGG AGCGCTGCCTGGAGGACCACGAGTCGGTGGTGGAGGTGCAGAGCGCGTGGCCCCTCGGTGCCGACAGCCGCTTCGTCTTCCGCAAGAACTTTGCCAAGTACGAGCTCTTCAAGAGCAACGCG CAGTCCCTCTTCCCCGAGGTGATGGTGTCCAGCTGCCTGGAGGCAAACAAGAGCATGGCGCACTCGGAGCTCATCCAG AACTTCCTGAACTCCGGGAGCTGCCCCGAGGTGCAGGGCTTCCTGCAGCTGCGTGAGGCCAGCCGTAAGGTCTGGAAGCGTTTCTACTTCTCCCTACGCCGCTCGGGGCTCTACTACTCCACCAAGGGCACGTCCAAG GACCCCCGGCACCTGCAGTACTTCGCCGACCTCACCGAGTCCAACATCTACTACGTGACACAGGGCAAGAAGCACTATGGGACACCCACCGAGTTTGGGTTCTGCATCAAG CCCTACAAGGTGCGCAGTGGGGTGAAGGGCctgaagctgctctgcagtgaggaTGAGCAGAGTCGGACCTGCTGGATGGCAGCGTTCCGCCTCTTTAAG TATGGCATGCAGCTCTACCGCAACTACCAGCAAGCACAGGCGCGCCTGAGCCAGCACCCCTGGATCACCCCCACACCTCTG CAGAGCGTGTCAGACAGCGCGCTGGTGGCCATGGACTTCTCAGGGTGCACAGGGCGGGTGATTGAGAACCCCAGCGAGGTGCTGACAGCGGTGCTGGAGGAGGCGCAGGCCTGGAGG AAGAAGACAACGCACCGGTacagcctgcctgctgcctgccagAGCTCCCCACTCAGTGCTG CCATCCATCGCACCCAGCCGTGGTTCCACGGACGCATCTCACGGGAGGACACCCAGCAGCTCATTGGCCGCCAGGGGCTGGTGGATGG CGTGTTCCTGGTGCGGGAGAGCCAGCGTAACCCCAAGGGCTTCGTGCTGTCCCTGTGCCACCTGCAGAAAGTCAAGCACTATCTCATCCTGCCA AGTGAGGAGGAAGGGCGGCTCTACTTCACCATGGACGACGGACAGACCCGCTTTGCTGACCTCATCCAGCTCGTGGAGTTCCACCAGATCAACCGTGGCATCCTGCCCTGCAAGCTGCGGCACTACTGCACCTGCGTGGCCCTATGA
- the GRB7 gene encoding growth factor receptor-bound protein 7 isoform X3, with protein MDGGAQQSCIRDPPGVGSVEQEGDVGEGPPATDLRRSQPLFIHSSSRPLSEEEPRASSLPNIPNPFPELCSPSNSPILNSPPGGQGPPREGACHLVKVFSEDGSCRSLEVSAGTTARQLCEMLVQRTHALYDHSWALVELHQHLALERCLEDHESVVEVQSAWPLGADSRFVFRKNFAKYELFKSNAQSLFPEVMVSSCLEANKSMAHSELIQNFLNSGSCPEVQGFLQLREASRKVWKRFYFSLRRSGLYYSTKGTSKDPRHLQYFADLTESNIYYVTQGKKHYGTPTEFGFCIKPYKVRSGVKGLKLLCSEDEQSRTCWMAAFRLFKYGMQLYRNYQQAQARLSQHPWITPTPLSVSDSALVAMDFSGCTGRVIENPSEVLTAVLEEAQAWRKKTTHRYSLPAACQSSPLSAAIHRTQPWFHGRISREDTQQLIGRQGLVDGVFLVRESQRNPKGFVLSLCHLQKVKHYLILPSEEEGRLYFTMDDGQTRFADLIQLVEFHQINRGILPCKLRHYCTCVAL; from the exons ATGGACGGGGgggcccagcagagctgcatccGGGACCCCCCCGGGGTGGGCAGCGTGGAGCAGGAGGGGGATGTGGGCGAGGGGCCGCCCGCCACTGACCTGCGCCGCTCGCAGCCCCTCTTCATCCACAGCAGCAG CCGGCCGCTGTCAGAGGAGGAGCCGCGTGCCTCATCGCTGCCCAACATCCCCAACCCCTTCCCCGagctctgcagcccttccaACTCACCCATCCTCAACAGCCCCCCCGGTGGGCAGGGACCACCCCGTGAAGGCGCCTGTCAT CTGGTGAAGGTGTTCAGTGAGGACGGGTCGTGCCGCTCGTTGGAGGTGTCAGCGGGCACAACAGCGCGGCAGCTCTGCGAGATGCTGGTGCAAAGGACACACGCGTTATATGACCACAGCTGGGCCCTGGTGGAGCTGCACCAGCACCTGGCACTGG AGCGCTGCCTGGAGGACCACGAGTCGGTGGTGGAGGTGCAGAGCGCGTGGCCCCTCGGTGCCGACAGCCGCTTCGTCTTCCGCAAGAACTTTGCCAAGTACGAGCTCTTCAAGAGCAACGCG CAGTCCCTCTTCCCCGAGGTGATGGTGTCCAGCTGCCTGGAGGCAAACAAGAGCATGGCGCACTCGGAGCTCATCCAG AACTTCCTGAACTCCGGGAGCTGCCCCGAGGTGCAGGGCTTCCTGCAGCTGCGTGAGGCCAGCCGTAAGGTCTGGAAGCGTTTCTACTTCTCCCTACGCCGCTCGGGGCTCTACTACTCCACCAAGGGCACGTCCAAG GACCCCCGGCACCTGCAGTACTTCGCCGACCTCACCGAGTCCAACATCTACTACGTGACACAGGGCAAGAAGCACTATGGGACACCCACCGAGTTTGGGTTCTGCATCAAG CCCTACAAGGTGCGCAGTGGGGTGAAGGGCctgaagctgctctgcagtgaggaTGAGCAGAGTCGGACCTGCTGGATGGCAGCGTTCCGCCTCTTTAAG TATGGCATGCAGCTCTACCGCAACTACCAGCAAGCACAGGCGCGCCTGAGCCAGCACCCCTGGATCACCCCCACACCTCTG AGCGTGTCAGACAGCGCGCTGGTGGCCATGGACTTCTCAGGGTGCACAGGGCGGGTGATTGAGAACCCCAGCGAGGTGCTGACAGCGGTGCTGGAGGAGGCGCAGGCCTGGAGG AAGAAGACAACGCACCGGTacagcctgcctgctgcctgccagAGCTCCCCACTCAGTGCTG CCATCCATCGCACCCAGCCGTGGTTCCACGGACGCATCTCACGGGAGGACACCCAGCAGCTCATTGGCCGCCAGGGGCTGGTGGATGG CGTGTTCCTGGTGCGGGAGAGCCAGCGTAACCCCAAGGGCTTCGTGCTGTCCCTGTGCCACCTGCAGAAAGTCAAGCACTATCTCATCCTGCCA AGTGAGGAGGAAGGGCGGCTCTACTTCACCATGGACGACGGACAGACCCGCTTTGCTGACCTCATCCAGCTCGTGGAGTTCCACCAGATCAACCGTGGCATCCTGCCCTGCAAGCTGCGGCACTACTGCACCTGCGTGGCCCTATGA
- the GRB7 gene encoding growth factor receptor-bound protein 7 isoform X4, with translation MDGGAQQSCIRDPPGVGSVEQEGDVGEGPPATDLRRSQPLFIHSSSRPLSEEEPRASSLPNIPNPFPELCSPSNSPILNSPPGGQGPPREGACHLVKVFSEDGSCRSLEVSAGTTARQLCEMLVQRTHALYDHSWALVELHQHLALERCLEDHESVVEVQSAWPLGADSRFVFRKNFAKYELFKSNAQSLFPEVMVSSCLEANKSMAHSELIQNFLNSGSCPEVQGFLQLREASRKVWKRFYFSLRRSGLYYSTKGTSKGKKHYGTPTEFGFCIKPYKVRSGVKGLKLLCSEDEQSRTCWMAAFRLFKYGMQLYRNYQQAQARLSQHPWITPTPLQSVSDSALVAMDFSGCTGRVIENPSEVLTAVLEEAQAWRKKTTHRYSLPAACQSSPLSAAIHRTQPWFHGRISREDTQQLIGRQGLVDGVFLVRESQRNPKGFVLSLCHLQKVKHYLILPSEEEGRLYFTMDDGQTRFADLIQLVEFHQINRGILPCKLRHYCTCVAL, from the exons ATGGACGGGGgggcccagcagagctgcatccGGGACCCCCCCGGGGTGGGCAGCGTGGAGCAGGAGGGGGATGTGGGCGAGGGGCCGCCCGCCACTGACCTGCGCCGCTCGCAGCCCCTCTTCATCCACAGCAGCAG CCGGCCGCTGTCAGAGGAGGAGCCGCGTGCCTCATCGCTGCCCAACATCCCCAACCCCTTCCCCGagctctgcagcccttccaACTCACCCATCCTCAACAGCCCCCCCGGTGGGCAGGGACCACCCCGTGAAGGCGCCTGTCAT CTGGTGAAGGTGTTCAGTGAGGACGGGTCGTGCCGCTCGTTGGAGGTGTCAGCGGGCACAACAGCGCGGCAGCTCTGCGAGATGCTGGTGCAAAGGACACACGCGTTATATGACCACAGCTGGGCCCTGGTGGAGCTGCACCAGCACCTGGCACTGG AGCGCTGCCTGGAGGACCACGAGTCGGTGGTGGAGGTGCAGAGCGCGTGGCCCCTCGGTGCCGACAGCCGCTTCGTCTTCCGCAAGAACTTTGCCAAGTACGAGCTCTTCAAGAGCAACGCG CAGTCCCTCTTCCCCGAGGTGATGGTGTCCAGCTGCCTGGAGGCAAACAAGAGCATGGCGCACTCGGAGCTCATCCAG AACTTCCTGAACTCCGGGAGCTGCCCCGAGGTGCAGGGCTTCCTGCAGCTGCGTGAGGCCAGCCGTAAGGTCTGGAAGCGTTTCTACTTCTCCCTACGCCGCTCGGGGCTCTACTACTCCACCAAGGGCACGTCCAAG GGCAAGAAGCACTATGGGACACCCACCGAGTTTGGGTTCTGCATCAAG CCCTACAAGGTGCGCAGTGGGGTGAAGGGCctgaagctgctctgcagtgaggaTGAGCAGAGTCGGACCTGCTGGATGGCAGCGTTCCGCCTCTTTAAG TATGGCATGCAGCTCTACCGCAACTACCAGCAAGCACAGGCGCGCCTGAGCCAGCACCCCTGGATCACCCCCACACCTCTG CAGAGCGTGTCAGACAGCGCGCTGGTGGCCATGGACTTCTCAGGGTGCACAGGGCGGGTGATTGAGAACCCCAGCGAGGTGCTGACAGCGGTGCTGGAGGAGGCGCAGGCCTGGAGG AAGAAGACAACGCACCGGTacagcctgcctgctgcctgccagAGCTCCCCACTCAGTGCTG CCATCCATCGCACCCAGCCGTGGTTCCACGGACGCATCTCACGGGAGGACACCCAGCAGCTCATTGGCCGCCAGGGGCTGGTGGATGG CGTGTTCCTGGTGCGGGAGAGCCAGCGTAACCCCAAGGGCTTCGTGCTGTCCCTGTGCCACCTGCAGAAAGTCAAGCACTATCTCATCCTGCCA AGTGAGGAGGAAGGGCGGCTCTACTTCACCATGGACGACGGACAGACCCGCTTTGCTGACCTCATCCAGCTCGTGGAGTTCCACCAGATCAACCGTGGCATCCTGCCCTGCAAGCTGCGGCACTACTGCACCTGCGTGGCCCTATGA
- the GRB7 gene encoding growth factor receptor-bound protein 7 isoform X2, protein MDGGAQQSCIRDPPGVGSVEQEGDVGEGPPATDLRRSQPLFIHSSSRPLSEEEPRASSLPNIPNPFPELCSPSNSPILNSPPGGQGPPREGACHLVKVFSEDGSCRSLEVSAGTTARQLCEMLVQRTHALYDHSWALVELHQHLALERCLEDHESVVEVQSAWPLGADSRFVFRKNFAKYELFKSNASLFPEVMVSSCLEANKSMAHSELIQNFLNSGSCPEVQGFLQLREASRKVWKRFYFSLRRSGLYYSTKGTSKDPRHLQYFADLTESNIYYVTQGKKHYGTPTEFGFCIKPYKVRSGVKGLKLLCSEDEQSRTCWMAAFRLFKYGMQLYRNYQQAQARLSQHPWITPTPLQSVSDSALVAMDFSGCTGRVIENPSEVLTAVLEEAQAWRKKTTHRYSLPAACQSSPLSAAIHRTQPWFHGRISREDTQQLIGRQGLVDGVFLVRESQRNPKGFVLSLCHLQKVKHYLILPSEEEGRLYFTMDDGQTRFADLIQLVEFHQINRGILPCKLRHYCTCVAL, encoded by the exons ATGGACGGGGgggcccagcagagctgcatccGGGACCCCCCCGGGGTGGGCAGCGTGGAGCAGGAGGGGGATGTGGGCGAGGGGCCGCCCGCCACTGACCTGCGCCGCTCGCAGCCCCTCTTCATCCACAGCAGCAG CCGGCCGCTGTCAGAGGAGGAGCCGCGTGCCTCATCGCTGCCCAACATCCCCAACCCCTTCCCCGagctctgcagcccttccaACTCACCCATCCTCAACAGCCCCCCCGGTGGGCAGGGACCACCCCGTGAAGGCGCCTGTCAT CTGGTGAAGGTGTTCAGTGAGGACGGGTCGTGCCGCTCGTTGGAGGTGTCAGCGGGCACAACAGCGCGGCAGCTCTGCGAGATGCTGGTGCAAAGGACACACGCGTTATATGACCACAGCTGGGCCCTGGTGGAGCTGCACCAGCACCTGGCACTGG AGCGCTGCCTGGAGGACCACGAGTCGGTGGTGGAGGTGCAGAGCGCGTGGCCCCTCGGTGCCGACAGCCGCTTCGTCTTCCGCAAGAACTTTGCCAAGTACGAGCTCTTCAAGAGCAACGCG TCCCTCTTCCCCGAGGTGATGGTGTCCAGCTGCCTGGAGGCAAACAAGAGCATGGCGCACTCGGAGCTCATCCAG AACTTCCTGAACTCCGGGAGCTGCCCCGAGGTGCAGGGCTTCCTGCAGCTGCGTGAGGCCAGCCGTAAGGTCTGGAAGCGTTTCTACTTCTCCCTACGCCGCTCGGGGCTCTACTACTCCACCAAGGGCACGTCCAAG GACCCCCGGCACCTGCAGTACTTCGCCGACCTCACCGAGTCCAACATCTACTACGTGACACAGGGCAAGAAGCACTATGGGACACCCACCGAGTTTGGGTTCTGCATCAAG CCCTACAAGGTGCGCAGTGGGGTGAAGGGCctgaagctgctctgcagtgaggaTGAGCAGAGTCGGACCTGCTGGATGGCAGCGTTCCGCCTCTTTAAG TATGGCATGCAGCTCTACCGCAACTACCAGCAAGCACAGGCGCGCCTGAGCCAGCACCCCTGGATCACCCCCACACCTCTG CAGAGCGTGTCAGACAGCGCGCTGGTGGCCATGGACTTCTCAGGGTGCACAGGGCGGGTGATTGAGAACCCCAGCGAGGTGCTGACAGCGGTGCTGGAGGAGGCGCAGGCCTGGAGG AAGAAGACAACGCACCGGTacagcctgcctgctgcctgccagAGCTCCCCACTCAGTGCTG CCATCCATCGCACCCAGCCGTGGTTCCACGGACGCATCTCACGGGAGGACACCCAGCAGCTCATTGGCCGCCAGGGGCTGGTGGATGG CGTGTTCCTGGTGCGGGAGAGCCAGCGTAACCCCAAGGGCTTCGTGCTGTCCCTGTGCCACCTGCAGAAAGTCAAGCACTATCTCATCCTGCCA AGTGAGGAGGAAGGGCGGCTCTACTTCACCATGGACGACGGACAGACCCGCTTTGCTGACCTCATCCAGCTCGTGGAGTTCCACCAGATCAACCGTGGCATCCTGCCCTGCAAGCTGCGGCACTACTGCACCTGCGTGGCCCTATGA